Proteins encoded in a region of the Canis lupus dingo isolate Sandy chromosome 17, ASM325472v2, whole genome shotgun sequence genome:
- the ADORA3 gene encoding adenosine receptor A3, with the protein MAVNGTALLLANVTYITVEILIGLCAIVGNVLVIWVVKLNPSLQTTTFYFIVSLALADIAVGVLVMPLAIVISLGITIQFYNCLFMTCLLLIFTHASIMSLLAIAVDRYLRVKLTVRYRRVTTQRRIWLALGLCWLVSFLVGLTPMFGWNMKLTSEHQRNVTFLSCQFSSVMRMDYMVYFSFFTWILIPLVVMCAIYLDIFYVIRNKLNQNFSSSKETGAFYGREFKTAKSLFLVLFLFAFSWLPLSIINCITYFHGEVPQIILYLGILLSHANSMMNPIVYAYKIKKFKETYLLIFKTYMICQSSDSLDSSTE; encoded by the exons ATGGCTGTCAATGGCACTGCCCTGTTGTTGGCCAATGTCACCTACATCACAGTGGAGATTCTCATCGGGCTCTGCGCCATCGTGGGCAATGTGTTGGTCATCTGGGTGGTCAAGCTGAACCCCAGCCTACAGACCACCACCTTCTATTTCATTGTCTCCCTGGCCCTTGCTGACATTGCCGTTGGGGTGCTGGTCATGCCTTTGGCCATTGTCATCAGCCTGGGCATCACAATCCAATTTTATAACTGCCTTTTCATGACCTGCCTGCTGTTGATCTTCACTCATGCTTCCATCATGTCCCTGCTAGCCATTGCTGTGGACCGGTACCTGCGGGTCAAGCTCACTGTCAG ATACAGGAGGGTCACCACACAAAGAAGAATATGGTTGGCCCTGGGGCTTTGCTGGCTGGTGTCCTTCCTGGTGGGACTGACCCCCATGTTTGGCTGGAACATGAAACTGACCTCAGAGCACCAGAGAAATGTCACCTTCCTCTCGTGCCAGTTCAGTTCTGTCATGAGGATGGACTACATGGTCTACTTCAGCTTCTTCACTTGGATCTTAATCCCCCTGGTTGTCATGTGTGCCATCTATCTTGACATATTCTATGTCATCCGGAACAAACTCAATCAGAACTTTTCAAGCTCCAAAGAGACAGGTGCATTTTATGGACGGGAGTTCAAGACGGCCAAGTCCCTGTTTCTGGTTCTCTTCCTGTTTGCTTTTTCCTGGCTGCCTTTATCTATCATCAACTGTATCACGTACTTTCATGGTGAGGTGCCACAGATCATACTGTATTTGGGCATTCTGCTCTCCCATGCTAACTCTATGATGAACCCTATTGTCTAtgcttataaaataaagaagttcaAGGAAACCTATCTTTTGATCTTCAAGACCTATATGATCTGCCAGTCCTCTGATTCTTTGGACTCAAGCACTGAGTAG
- the TMIGD3 gene encoding LOW QUALITY PROTEIN: transmembrane and immunoglobulin domain containing 3 (The sequence of the model RefSeq protein was modified relative to this genomic sequence to represent the inferred CDS: inserted 1 base in 1 codon; substituted 1 base at 1 genomic stop codon), with protein MYACVLLIGYKALLHQGVFIQEENLHRCFGSARKPTLFFSCPHYYISKFISTNGIPLMRSRIPETSGHSLSFQLKVVHFLPVMGFFVLLFLTAFSDAMVMDKKVKESFVLDTASATCNYNAHYKDHRKYWYXGYIRDYGTIIAFTPXSTDHVVLRDTGSQFIITVSCLTKEDTGWYRCGIQWDFDRDGMDFTELVVTDNRGGLASDFWSGKGKESARGLFRGNLCVGVVNTH; from the exons ATGTATGCTTGTGTTCTGCTAATTGGGTACAAGGCTTTGTTGCACCAGGGTGTATTTATCCAGGAGGAGAATCTCCACCGCTGTTTTGGGAGTGCCAGGAAGCCCACACTTTTTTTCAGTTGCCCACATTATTACATAAGTAAGTTTATTTCCACGAATGGCATCCCCCTGATGAG ATCCAGGATTCCTGAGACCTCTGGGCATAGCCTGTCATTCCAGTTGAAGGTTGTTCACTTCCTTCCAGTCATGGGGTTCTTCGTTCTGCTCTTCCTGACTGCCTTTTCAG ATGCCATGGTTATGGACAAGAAGGTCAAGGAAAGCTTTGTGCTGGACACAGCTTCTGCTACCTGCAACTACAATGCCCACTATAAGGACCATCGCAAATACTGGTACTGAGGCTACATTCGGGACTATGGCACCATCATTGCATTCACAC ATAGTACCGACCACGTGGTCCTGAGGGACACAGGAAGCCAGTTCATCATCACTGTGTCCTGCCTGACCAAGGAGGATACGGGCTGGTACCGGTGTGGCATCCAATGGGACTTTGACAGGGATGGCATGGATTTTACAGAGCTGGTTGTGACTGACAACAGAGGAGGCCTCGCCAGTGATTTTTGGTCTGGGAAAGGTAAGGAGTCGGCCAGGGGTCTATTCAGGGGCAACCTGTGCGTTGGTGTGGTAAATACTCACTGA